From the Limosilactobacillus panis genome, one window contains:
- a CDS encoding peptidoglycan D,D-transpeptidase FtsI family protein — protein MKSLFGSRSNNKKRNAQSIIPFRLNFLLWVVGILLLALAARLFYLQVLNGTAYKAEVKRSDTSIQTNNVQRGMIYDSRGEVLVGNQTHQAITYTKGPDVTSADLYKIANRLGKYVSVSNKNSRLTDRNEEDYFLADKGRLKQVLKHVKTSDSDSDDDKYNKALKYLSAHPSTWHLTKQQKNNARIYAAMSGAYSLSTTYIKETGVTGKELAQVGEHLGEMPGVKIGTAWTRNYPQGKNFQSFTGSVSTTGLPSDEVNSLLSQGYSRNDSVGQSYLEKEYQATLAGSKSQTQVTTNGGNNVTKEVVKYRGKKGDNLVLTINAQLQKRVQQILQQNYSAAGNSYSPGVYAVVMNPNTGAVLAMAGIDRNTKTGKQTVDEIGAINHPITMGSVVKPATVMGGLMSGVITPSNNTLTDKPIKVEGIAQKSSWFNHGGGADMAVDAPTALEVSSNSYMMQVIMKEGKMNYTDDGPMTLKPSIFQTERKYFNMFGLGQKTGIDLPGETAGYEGPSDEKHIGSALDLAYGNYDGYTTIQLAQYMSTIANGGNRMRPYVVKEIRGTKSNGELGPIQSVTQPQVQQVIPAPKSYFDLVHQGLYLVTHGTNAYVTAKNMSSLKPSVSGKTGTAQTVSDGHDTTTLSFAGFSPSKNPQVVVALAIPGCTNDDGEANITMAKQIFQAYWKTVRSSSTANDQTD, from the coding sequence ATGAAGAGCCTATTTGGTTCACGAAGTAATAATAAAAAGCGGAATGCTCAGTCGATTATCCCGTTTCGGTTAAACTTCTTGTTGTGGGTTGTCGGAATTCTGTTACTGGCCCTTGCTGCCCGCCTGTTTTACCTCCAGGTGCTCAACGGGACAGCTTACAAAGCTGAGGTCAAACGGTCTGATACTTCTATCCAGACTAACAACGTCCAGCGGGGGATGATTTATGACTCCCGGGGGGAGGTGTTAGTTGGTAACCAGACCCACCAAGCGATAACCTATACTAAGGGGCCGGATGTGACTTCAGCAGACCTCTATAAGATTGCTAACCGCCTGGGTAAATACGTGTCGGTCTCCAATAAGAATTCACGGTTAACGGACCGGAATGAAGAGGACTACTTCCTTGCTGATAAGGGCCGGTTAAAGCAGGTCTTAAAGCACGTCAAGACTTCAGACAGTGACTCTGATGATGACAAGTACAACAAGGCCTTGAAGTACCTGAGTGCCCACCCATCTACTTGGCACCTGACGAAGCAGCAAAAGAACAACGCGCGGATTTATGCGGCAATGAGTGGGGCCTACTCCCTTTCCACAACCTATATTAAGGAAACGGGTGTTACTGGTAAGGAACTTGCTCAGGTTGGTGAACACCTTGGCGAGATGCCGGGGGTCAAGATTGGGACCGCCTGGACGCGAAATTATCCGCAGGGGAAGAACTTCCAGTCCTTTACCGGGAGCGTTTCGACAACCGGGTTGCCGAGTGATGAGGTTAACTCCTTACTGTCACAGGGATACTCTAGAAATGATAGTGTGGGACAGAGTTACCTCGAAAAGGAATACCAGGCCACCTTGGCAGGGTCCAAGTCCCAAACCCAGGTCACCACGAACGGCGGCAACAACGTCACCAAGGAAGTTGTTAAGTACCGTGGGAAGAAGGGTGACAACCTGGTTCTGACGATCAATGCTCAGCTACAAAAGCGGGTTCAACAGATCTTACAACAAAACTACTCTGCGGCGGGGAATAGCTACTCACCTGGGGTTTACGCAGTGGTTATGAATCCGAATACCGGGGCTGTCTTAGCGATGGCGGGAATTGACCGTAACACTAAGACTGGTAAACAGACGGTTGACGAAATTGGGGCTATTAACCACCCAATTACCATGGGGTCGGTTGTTAAGCCGGCCACGGTCATGGGGGGCCTGATGTCGGGAGTAATCACTCCGTCGAATAACACCCTGACTGATAAGCCAATCAAGGTTGAAGGAATTGCGCAAAAGAGTTCCTGGTTCAACCACGGTGGGGGTGCCGACATGGCGGTTGACGCACCGACTGCCTTGGAAGTTTCATCTAACTCCTACATGATGCAGGTGATTATGAAGGAAGGAAAGATGAACTACACGGATGATGGTCCGATGACGCTGAAGCCAAGTATTTTCCAGACCGAACGAAAGTACTTTAACATGTTTGGCCTAGGGCAAAAGACGGGGATTGACCTTCCTGGTGAGACAGCTGGTTACGAAGGACCATCTGATGAAAAGCACATCGGTTCGGCGCTTGACTTGGCTTACGGGAACTATGATGGTTACACAACGATTCAGTTAGCCCAATACATGTCGACAATTGCCAACGGTGGGAACCGGATGCGGCCGTACGTGGTTAAGGAAATTAGGGGGACCAAAAGCAATGGGGAGCTGGGACCAATTCAATCCGTTACCCAACCCCAAGTTCAGCAGGTCATCCCGGCGCCCAAGTCATACTTTGACCTTGTCCACCAGGGACTTTACCTGGTTACGCACGGGACCAACGCCTACGTTACTGCTAAGAACATGTCAAGCCTAAAGCCATCCGTATCTGGGAAGACCGGGACTGCCCAGACCGTTTCTGATGGTCACGATACAACGACCTTGAGTTTTGCCGGCTTCTCACCATCCAAGAACCCGCAAGTGGTGGTTGCTCTGGCCATTCCTGGTTGTACGAATGATGATGGTGAAGCCAACATCACGATGGCCAAGCAGATCTTCCAGGCATACTGGAAGACTGTCCGCAGCTCTAGCACTGCTAACGATCAGACAGATTAA
- a CDS encoding YfhO family protein — protein sequence MLQTSKISKRSIVLWGSFLLPVLIMGSYFAYRQMAPFGGSSLLTVDLGQQYIDFFSYFRNSLLHHPSSLIYSFSKGLGGEMWGTNAYYLFSPLNLILLAFPGKLLTSGIMVILLLRYGLAGLSFAWLIDRTGWQRGPRIWAFSTTYALNGWMIANQLNMIWLDVLVILPLIIWGLFKLIHQRQVGTYIAWLAVMMVDNYYMAWMVCLFTLLIIIWQLPVLKNWQARGMAFLRYAWSSLLAAGIAAIVLLPTIFALSQSKGTYTENVIRSRFEYFPLKMLAKLVPGSFNFDQMPKGQPNIYVGMIMILGFALYFFNSRVKWTQRIAAAGVTIFFILSFCYEPLDLLWHAGQFPVWYPYRFSFVFCCWCILLAARTLQVNYRPAPWQVLCLLVLTVVIFAYTGTLKLSYISTDQRIIGISFAGISLVYLLINRRNAPGLYDLLLICLACCDVANAAFTSLNSIAYVSQNEFATYTSQLDQASRKIRQHDQGLFRVAKTFTRTKDDPFQADFNSGDHFGSTLEPTLPDFMGAIGQPAGDGFITYSNGTQVTDALLGFKYTMTKKNPSTPLMPRSGYRPDWNGLATSASTSKVRIQRNPNSLPIAFGASNEILSLAHTTLDPVNYQSQIMQALAGRPINHSLFAVQNFTAVRFENVQSARQITGTTFRRKDFLKPAAIKLTFTPPTNDSYYLTVGPEAADDIRLSVNRKAFAQTKNYRDTIVINLAHHQKGKPVTITMRLKHQAAWLQNVSVYRLNQRSFNASLKTLKQSPLKISHFSNARISGTVNIHRSQSVLMTTIPAAKGWHVRVDGQPATSKTVLGTFMAVPMSPGHHQVTMFYRPPYLLAGTLISLVCLAGTIVIIKRQR from the coding sequence GTGTTACAAACGTCAAAGATAAGTAAAAGATCCATCGTTTTGTGGGGAAGCTTCCTACTGCCTGTTTTGATCATGGGTAGTTACTTTGCTTACCGCCAAATGGCGCCCTTTGGTGGTAGCAGCCTCTTAACTGTCGACCTGGGGCAACAGTATATCGACTTCTTTTCCTACTTTCGTAATAGTCTTCTCCACCACCCATCCTCTTTAATCTATTCGTTTAGCAAGGGCCTGGGCGGTGAAATGTGGGGGACCAACGCCTACTACCTTTTCAGTCCCCTCAACCTGATTCTACTGGCATTTCCCGGGAAATTGCTGACCAGTGGGATAATGGTCATCCTCCTTCTCCGTTACGGCCTGGCGGGGCTTTCCTTCGCCTGGTTGATTGACCGGACCGGGTGGCAACGTGGCCCACGGATTTGGGCATTTAGCACTACTTACGCTTTAAACGGTTGGATGATTGCCAACCAGTTAAACATGATCTGGCTGGATGTTTTGGTGATCCTTCCCCTGATTATTTGGGGGTTATTCAAACTAATCCACCAACGGCAGGTCGGCACCTACATTGCCTGGTTGGCGGTAATGATGGTCGACAACTATTACATGGCCTGGATGGTCTGCCTGTTCACCCTCTTGATTATCATCTGGCAGCTCCCGGTCCTGAAAAATTGGCAGGCCCGTGGAATGGCCTTTCTCCGCTATGCCTGGTCCTCACTGCTTGCGGCCGGAATTGCTGCAATTGTATTGCTACCGACAATCTTTGCCCTCAGCCAAAGTAAGGGCACCTATACAGAGAACGTAATCAGGAGCCGGTTTGAGTACTTCCCGTTGAAGATGCTGGCAAAACTCGTTCCGGGTTCCTTCAACTTCGACCAGATGCCAAAGGGGCAGCCCAACATTTACGTCGGCATGATCATGATCCTCGGCTTTGCCCTCTACTTCTTTAACTCACGCGTCAAGTGGACCCAGCGGATTGCTGCCGCGGGTGTGACCATCTTCTTTATCCTGTCATTTTGTTACGAACCGTTAGACCTTCTCTGGCATGCTGGGCAGTTCCCGGTTTGGTACCCCTACCGCTTCTCCTTTGTCTTCTGCTGCTGGTGTATTTTACTGGCCGCCCGCACCCTTCAGGTCAACTACCGGCCGGCCCCGTGGCAGGTTCTGTGTCTCTTGGTGCTGACCGTTGTCATATTCGCCTACACTGGGACCCTTAAGCTGTCATACATCAGTACCGACCAACGGATCATCGGGATTAGCTTTGCTGGAATCAGCCTGGTTTACCTCCTTATTAACCGGCGAAACGCCCCGGGATTGTATGACCTTCTTTTAATCTGCCTCGCCTGTTGCGACGTTGCTAACGCCGCCTTTACCAGTCTGAACAGCATCGCCTACGTCTCCCAAAACGAGTTTGCAACCTACACTAGCCAGCTTGACCAGGCCAGTCGGAAAATTAGGCAGCACGACCAGGGCCTTTTCCGGGTAGCTAAAACTTTCACCCGGACCAAGGACGACCCCTTCCAGGCCGACTTCAACTCGGGTGACCATTTTGGTTCAACCCTAGAACCGACCCTCCCGGACTTTATGGGGGCAATTGGCCAACCCGCCGGCGATGGCTTCATCACGTACTCCAACGGGACCCAAGTCACCGATGCATTGCTGGGCTTTAAATACACGATGACCAAGAAGAACCCGTCAACCCCGCTAATGCCCCGGTCCGGCTACCGGCCAGACTGGAACGGACTGGCAACAAGTGCTTCTACCAGTAAGGTTAGGATCCAACGTAACCCGAATAGTCTGCCAATTGCCTTTGGGGCCAGCAACGAGATCCTTAGTCTCGCCCACACGACCCTGGACCCGGTCAATTACCAGTCCCAAATCATGCAGGCACTGGCGGGGCGGCCAATCAACCACTCCCTCTTTGCTGTCCAGAATTTCACCGCGGTCCGCTTTGAAAACGTTCAGTCAGCAAGGCAGATTACGGGCACAACATTCCGCCGCAAGGACTTCTTGAAACCGGCGGCCATCAAGCTGACCTTTACCCCACCAACCAACGATTCTTACTACCTGACCGTGGGGCCCGAGGCAGCTGACGACATCCGGCTGAGTGTTAACCGGAAGGCCTTTGCCCAGACAAAGAATTACCGGGATACCATCGTTATTAACCTGGCCCACCACCAGAAGGGCAAGCCGGTGACGATCACCATGCGTCTCAAGCACCAAGCTGCCTGGCTGCAAAACGTCAGTGTTTACCGGCTAAACCAGCGGTCGTTTAACGCCAGTCTGAAGACGCTTAAGCAGTCACCGTTGAAGATCAGCCACTTCTCAAATGCTAGGATTAGTGGGACCGTCAACATCCATCGCAGTCAAAGCGTCTTGATGACCACGATTCCGGCAGCCAAGGGTTGGCATGTCCGCGTTGATGGTCAACCGGCGACCAGTAAAACCGTTCTCGGCACCTTCATGGCTGTGCCAATGTCACCAGGCCACCACCAGGTAACGATGTTCTACCGGCCACCATACCTGCTTGCCGGGACGCTCATCAGCCTCGTCTGCCTCGCCGGGACTATCGTCATTATTAAGCGCCAACGGTAA
- a CDS encoding HesB/YadR/YfhF family protein: MKLIITDEASKWFKNELGLQDGNGIKFYGKVYGFTEVHHGFSPAFNREDKPIEPILEEVKDGINYHIDGLDEWFFKGLVTTVDYNAKTDGPVFHFKHENDEDQPDVAGISKEEEEHPDASTGASQH; encoded by the coding sequence ATGAAATTAATTATTACGGATGAAGCGAGCAAGTGGTTTAAAAACGAACTAGGATTGCAGGATGGCAACGGGATCAAGTTCTACGGGAAGGTCTATGGCTTTACGGAAGTTCACCACGGCTTTTCACCGGCCTTCAACCGGGAGGATAAGCCAATTGAGCCCATCTTAGAAGAAGTTAAGGACGGCATCAACTACCACATTGATGGCCTGGACGAATGGTTCTTTAAGGGTCTGGTCACCACGGTTGACTATAACGCAAAGACTGACGGTCCGGTCTTCCACTTTAAGCACGAAAATGATGAGGACCAGCCGGACGTTGCGGGGATCAGCAAGGAAGAGGAGGAACACCCAGACGCTTCCACCGGTGCATCGCAACATTAG
- the greA gene encoding transcription elongation factor GreA: MAEEKTFPMTLEGKKKLEDELEEYKMKRRPEVIKRIKIARSYGDLSENSEYESAKDEQAMVESRIAQIENMLQYAEIIDNEDVDKDEVSMGREVTFKELPDEEPETYTIVGESESDPLNGKISNESPMAKGLLGHKVGEEVEIEIPSGTMKVKILEVK, translated from the coding sequence ATGGCTGAAGAAAAAACGTTTCCAATGACCCTGGAAGGGAAAAAGAAACTGGAAGATGAACTTGAAGAATATAAAATGAAGCGTCGTCCTGAAGTTATCAAGCGCATTAAGATTGCCCGTAGCTACGGTGACCTGTCCGAAAACTCGGAATACGAGTCAGCAAAGGACGAACAGGCAATGGTCGAAAGCCGGATTGCCCAAATCGAAAACATGCTGCAGTATGCAGAAATCATCGACAACGAAGATGTTGACAAGGATGAAGTTTCCATGGGCCGGGAAGTAACCTTTAAGGAGCTGCCGGACGAAGAACCCGAAACTTACACCATCGTTGGTGAATCAGAATCTGACCCCCTGAATGGTAAGATCTCTAACGAATCACCAATGGCTAAGGGCCTCTTGGGGCACAAGGTTGGCGAAGAAGTCGAAATTGAAATTCCAAGTGGCACGATGAAGGTTAAGATCTTGGAAGTTAAGTAA
- the udk gene encoding uridine kinase, translating to MNSQVKTRPIIIGVTGGSGSGKTTVSRAIYNELKGKDIQIITQDTYYNDQANMTMAERKKVNYDHPLAFDTDLLIEQLAALRNNQAIEMPVYDYKKYTRTNKTVHVEPTEIIILEGILILDDERLRDLMDIKVYVDTDDDIRLIRRIKRDMNERGRSLDSVINQYLATVKPMFHQFIEPTKRYADLIVPEGGENHVAIDLLTTKVRDILVKRGHTL from the coding sequence ATGAATTCTCAAGTTAAAACGCGCCCAATCATTATTGGGGTAACTGGTGGTTCGGGTAGTGGTAAGACTACCGTTAGCCGGGCAATCTACAATGAACTGAAGGGGAAGGACATCCAAATCATTACCCAGGATACCTACTACAATGACCAGGCAAACATGACGATGGCGGAGCGGAAAAAGGTCAACTACGACCACCCGCTGGCCTTTGACACCGACCTGCTAATTGAACAATTAGCGGCCCTGCGTAACAACCAGGCCATCGAGATGCCGGTCTACGATTATAAGAAGTATACCCGGACGAACAAGACCGTTCACGTTGAGCCTACTGAGATTATCATCTTGGAGGGAATCTTAATCCTCGATGATGAGCGCCTTCGTGACCTGATGGATATTAAGGTTTACGTTGATACTGATGACGATATTCGCCTGATTCGCCGGATCAAGCGGGACATGAACGAACGGGGCCGGTCGCTGGATTCAGTCATTAACCAGTACCTGGCAACCGTCAAGCCGATGTTCCACCAGTTCATTGAACCGACGAAGCGGTACGCTGACTTGATTGTGCCCGAAGGTGGGGAAAATCACGTGGCTATTGACCTGTTGACCACCAAGGTCCGGGATATTCTGGTTAAGCGTGGACACACCCTATAA
- a CDS encoding endolytic transglycosylase MltG, which translates to MQEDKLKRQNRLVLVLLALLVVVGLGIHQYFNYALTPVNRSSTARVTVTIPQGATDDQVAAILKKHGLIRSRYVFSYYLQTHKTSGVKAGHFTLRQSSFVPQIANRLQENQAAKRH; encoded by the coding sequence ATGCAAGAAGATAAACTAAAACGACAAAACCGCCTTGTCCTGGTCCTATTGGCCTTACTAGTGGTGGTTGGCCTGGGGATCCACCAGTATTTTAACTATGCGCTGACCCCGGTTAACCGTTCCAGTACGGCTCGCGTGACGGTGACGATTCCGCAAGGTGCTACTGATGACCAGGTTGCCGCAATCCTGAAGAAACACGGCTTAATCCGGAGTCGGTATGTCTTCAGCTACTACCTGCAAACGCACAAGACGAGTGGTGTTAAGGCTGGTCACTTCACCCTACGGCAGTCGTCTTTCGTACCCCAGATTGCTAACCGCCTCCAGGAAAACCAGGCGGCAAAGCGCCACTAG
- the pheT gene encoding phenylalanine--tRNA ligase subunit beta, whose product MKVSYQWLKEYLDIDVAPRDLAEKIARTSVDINDVYSLSDGLKKIVVGEVETCEPHPDSDHLHVCQVNVGEDEPIQIVCGAPNVAAGEKVIVALHGARIGDNVKIKRGKIRGVQSNGMLCALQELGFSDKIAPKDYDEGIYLLPDDAKPGDSVFPYLGMDDTIIDTDVTPNRGDMLSIYGNVNDIAAFYGLKPHFKELAIKKEGDEKTADLVKTTVNDEKIAPTYKLRIIKGVKIADSPLWMQIKLWNSGIRPVNNVVDVTNYILLKYGQPLHSYDYDKLPGHQFGVRHANKDEKFTTLDGDEQTLIENDIVVTADDQPIALAGTMGGEGTAVADDTTTVALEAAIFDPIMVRKQARRLDLHSESSMRFERGINPATVETALNEAAELISELAGGEITQGIVTASEKPAQDKQITLSLSKVNHVLGTNLKMAEVTDIFKRLAFPATVSEDDQIVVTVPARRWDIFVAADLYEEIARIYGYDNLPATLPVMTRNHGGLTARQKFIRASRHDMEGMGLDQAISYSLTTVEKAKQFQIDPVDEPMKLDFPMSSDHVATRMSIISGLLIDVAYNVARNVNDVALYEEGRVFLPKGGERPEEQEHLAAAITGHLLANSWHLDDQPVDFFQVKGIVERYLHNLGIAGEIAYVADDQRPEMHPGRTADILIDGQLVGFVGQVHPTVAKDYKIPETYVFELNLEDLIAADKVANEYHPISKYPAITRDIALLVDKNVTNADVLAVIKKRGGAFLKNIHLFDVYSGLHLPKGKKSLAYTLTYQDVHNTLTEDQVNKAFDKVTNALVDDLGAEIR is encoded by the coding sequence ATGAAAGTATCATACCAATGGCTTAAAGAATATTTAGACATTGACGTTGCTCCCCGCGACCTGGCAGAAAAGATCGCCCGGACTTCCGTTGACATCAATGATGTTTACTCCCTGAGTGATGGCCTTAAGAAGATCGTGGTTGGTGAAGTGGAAACCTGCGAACCCCACCCGGACTCTGACCACCTTCATGTTTGTCAAGTTAACGTGGGAGAAGACGAACCAATTCAAATTGTCTGTGGTGCACCCAATGTTGCCGCCGGTGAGAAGGTAATTGTTGCCCTCCACGGTGCCCGGATTGGCGACAACGTCAAAATTAAGCGGGGCAAGATTCGTGGTGTCCAATCTAACGGTATGCTGTGTGCCCTCCAGGAACTGGGCTTCAGCGATAAAATTGCACCGAAGGATTATGACGAGGGAATTTACCTCTTGCCGGATGATGCCAAGCCTGGTGATAGTGTCTTCCCTTACCTTGGAATGGATGACACCATCATCGACACTGACGTTACGCCTAACCGTGGGGACATGCTGAGCATCTACGGAAACGTTAATGATATTGCTGCTTTTTATGGCCTCAAGCCCCACTTTAAGGAGCTGGCCATTAAAAAAGAGGGGGACGAAAAAACTGCGGACCTCGTCAAGACCACCGTTAATGACGAAAAAATTGCCCCAACCTATAAGCTGCGGATCATCAAGGGGGTCAAGATTGCTGATAGTCCCCTCTGGATGCAAATTAAGCTGTGGAATTCTGGAATTCGCCCGGTTAACAACGTGGTTGACGTCACCAATTACATCCTGTTGAAGTATGGCCAACCATTGCACAGTTACGACTATGATAAGCTGCCCGGCCACCAGTTTGGTGTGCGGCACGCTAATAAGGATGAGAAGTTCACGACCCTGGATGGGGACGAACAGACCCTGATTGAAAATGACATCGTGGTTACGGCTGACGACCAGCCAATTGCACTGGCCGGAACCATGGGTGGTGAGGGGACTGCCGTTGCCGATGACACCACAACGGTCGCCCTGGAAGCCGCTATTTTCGACCCAATCATGGTTAGAAAACAGGCCCGTCGCCTTGATCTCCATAGCGAATCCTCCATGCGTTTCGAACGGGGAATTAACCCGGCAACGGTTGAGACGGCCCTGAACGAAGCGGCCGAGCTAATTAGTGAACTGGCCGGTGGTGAAATTACCCAAGGGATCGTTACCGCCAGCGAAAAGCCGGCCCAAGACAAGCAGATTACCCTTTCCTTGAGCAAGGTTAACCATGTCTTAGGGACCAACCTGAAGATGGCTGAAGTTACGGACATCTTCAAGCGGCTGGCCTTTCCAGCAACGGTATCTGAAGATGACCAAATTGTTGTGACCGTACCGGCTCGCCGGTGGGATATCTTTGTTGCGGCTGACCTTTACGAAGAAATTGCCCGGATCTATGGCTATGATAACCTGCCAGCTACCCTGCCGGTTATGACACGGAACCATGGTGGCTTAACCGCCCGGCAGAAGTTTATCCGGGCCAGCCGTCACGACATGGAAGGCATGGGATTAGACCAGGCAATTAGTTACTCACTCACCACGGTTGAAAAGGCTAAGCAGTTCCAAATTGACCCCGTCGATGAACCAATGAAACTTGACTTCCCAATGAGCTCTGACCACGTTGCTACCCGGATGAGTATCATCAGTGGTCTTCTGATTGACGTTGCCTACAATGTTGCCCGGAACGTTAATGATGTGGCCCTTTATGAAGAGGGGCGGGTCTTCTTGCCAAAGGGTGGCGAACGCCCGGAGGAACAAGAACACCTGGCGGCCGCAATTACGGGACACCTGCTGGCCAACTCTTGGCACCTTGACGACCAGCCGGTTGACTTCTTCCAAGTAAAGGGAATTGTGGAACGTTACCTCCACAACCTGGGAATTGCTGGTGAAATTGCCTACGTTGCTGATGACCAGCGTCCTGAAATGCACCCCGGGCGGACGGCAGACATCTTAATTGATGGCCAGCTGGTTGGCTTTGTGGGTCAGGTTCACCCAACGGTTGCTAAGGACTACAAAATTCCTGAAACCTACGTCTTTGAGCTTAACTTGGAAGACCTGATTGCTGCTGACAAGGTGGCAAACGAATACCACCCAATCAGTAAGTACCCGGCAATCACCAGGGATATTGCCCTCTTGGTTGACAAGAATGTTACCAACGCGGACGTCTTGGCGGTTATTAAGAAGCGGGGAGGCGCCTTCTTGAAGAATATCCACCTCTTCGACGTATACAGTGGCCTCCACCTGCCGAAGGGCAAGAAGTCACTGGCCTACACCTTGACTTACCAAGATGTTCACAATACATTGACGGAAGACCAGGTTAACAAGGCCTTTGATAAGGTTACTAACGCCTTAGTTGATGACCTTGGTGCTGAAATCCGTTAA
- a CDS encoding phenylalanine--tRNA ligase subunit alpha: MGLRDKLTELREQGLEEIKNSKDLKKINEVRVKMLGKKGPITSVLRGMRDLSAEERPVVGQFANKVRDDLTEAIEARRTELEQAALNAELAAEKVDVTLPGTPVAQGQSHVIQQIIDQVVDLFVSMGYEVAVGDEVEQEVYNFEKLNLPKDHPARDMQDTFYVTPKVLMRTQTSPMQARMLEKHDFSQGPLKMISPGKVYRRDTDDATHSHQFNQIEGMVVGKHITMADLKGTLEVVAQSLFGDKLQVRLRPSYFPFTEPSVEADITCFNCMGKGCAICKHTGWIEVLGAGMVHPNVLKMSGVDPEEFGGFAFGLGPDRFAMLKYGVDDIRNFYQNDVRFLNQFDEKG; encoded by the coding sequence ATGGGATTAAGAGATAAGTTAACGGAACTTCGTGAGCAGGGGCTTGAAGAAATCAAGAACTCCAAAGACCTCAAGAAGATTAACGAAGTTCGGGTCAAGATGCTTGGTAAGAAGGGCCCCATCACGAGTGTCCTGCGGGGAATGCGTGATTTAAGTGCCGAGGAACGGCCGGTCGTCGGTCAGTTTGCCAACAAGGTTCGTGACGACCTGACGGAAGCAATCGAAGCACGCCGGACTGAATTGGAACAGGCGGCTTTGAATGCCGAACTGGCCGCTGAAAAGGTGGACGTTACCTTGCCCGGGACCCCGGTTGCCCAGGGGCAATCACACGTGATCCAGCAGATTATCGACCAAGTCGTGGACCTCTTCGTTTCCATGGGTTACGAAGTGGCCGTGGGGGATGAAGTTGAGCAGGAAGTTTACAACTTTGAAAAGCTGAACCTGCCTAAGGACCACCCCGCTCGTGACATGCAGGATACCTTCTACGTTACCCCTAAGGTACTGATGCGAACCCAGACCTCACCAATGCAGGCGCGGATGCTGGAAAAGCATGACTTTAGCCAGGGACCATTAAAGATGATCTCACCAGGGAAGGTTTACCGGCGTGATACCGACGATGCAACCCACAGTCACCAGTTTAACCAGATTGAAGGGATGGTTGTTGGTAAGCACATCACCATGGCGGACCTGAAGGGGACCCTGGAAGTTGTTGCCCAGTCCCTATTTGGTGATAAGCTCCAGGTCCGTCTGCGGCCAAGTTACTTCCCATTTACGGAACCATCCGTTGAAGCCGACATTACCTGCTTTAACTGCATGGGGAAGGGCTGCGCAATTTGTAAGCACACCGGCTGGATTGAAGTTCTTGGTGCCGGAATGGTCCACCCGAACGTCTTGAAGATGTCCGGAGTTGATCCCGAAGAGTTTGGCGGCTTTGCCTTTGGCCTGGGTCCAGACCGTTTTGCCATGCTGAAGTATGGGGTTGACGATATCCGGAACTTCTACCAAAATGACGTCCGTTTCCTGAACCAGTTCGATGAGAAAGGATAA
- a CDS encoding helix-turn-helix domain-containing protein, which yields MPKLAEKKVADGDCKLCPKFTQTFMMLGKKWNGLIIEVLLENPQLRFKDIANAITKCSDRVLCERLKELEDEQIVIRKTYPGTSRVEYALTARGQELAPVMKAVHRWSDKWC from the coding sequence ATGCCAAAGTTAGCTGAAAAAAAGGTAGCTGATGGTGACTGTAAACTATGCCCAAAGTTTACGCAGACATTTATGATGCTTGGCAAGAAATGGAATGGGTTGATTATTGAGGTTCTCCTGGAGAATCCCCAATTACGGTTCAAAGACATTGCAAATGCAATTACTAAGTGTAGTGACCGGGTCCTATGTGAACGGCTCAAGGAGTTGGAGGACGAACAGATCGTCATCCGTAAGACCTATCCGGGAACGAGCCGGGTCGAGTACGCATTGACGGCCCGGGGTCAGGAATTAGCCCCCGTGATGAAGGCCGTCCACCGGTGGAGCGACAAGTGGTGCTAA